The following proteins come from a genomic window of Triticum aestivum cultivar Chinese Spring chromosome 6A, IWGSC CS RefSeq v2.1, whole genome shotgun sequence:
- the LOC123130721 gene encoding beta-1,3-galactosyltransferase GALT1 yields MWTTKQLRIAVLITFFSPVIVRHLIENSPISGTSCYQILNAKPLAWFSHRVDAPAANLAEDYSSRPDRRNSSTERLHWLDTWDHMKHLTNISTGLPHATEAIKDARTAWENLTATVQNATSPGIEKGRLCPYSVHGMNASKSEGGHFTMDIPCGLVAGSSITVIGTPGSLSGNFWIDLVGTALPGEPEKPIVLRYNVRLTGDKFAEGPVIVQNAFTASNGWGYEDRCPSSNSNNATQVDDLERCNSILGREEKSIMNSTHHTGPKQGGKPSTYFPFKQGYLAITTLRIALEGIHMTVDGKHITSFAYRAGSEPWFGTQVRISGEFKLASAIASGLPTSEHLENSLDLEMLKSSPILDGKDLDLLIGIFSTANNFKRRMAIRRTWMQYDAVRNGTVAVRFFVGLHTNLMVNKELRNEARTYGDIQVLPFIDYYSLITWKTLAICIYGTSAVSAKYLMKTDDDSFVRVHEIYSSVKQLNVSNGLLYGRINSDSGPHRNNESKWYISPEEWPEEKYPPWAHGPGYVVSEDIARTINIWYKTNRLKMFKLEDVAMGIWVDEMKKGGLPVKYETDERIYTDGCKEGYTVAHYQESRNMLCMWETLLRTNQAMCCN; encoded by the exons ATGTGGACAACAAAGCAACTCCGCATCGCGGTTCTGATCACCTTCTTTTCTCCGGTTATTGTGCGACATCTGATAGAGAACAGCCCCATATCAGGAACATCTTGCTATCAAATTCTCAATGCCAAACCCCTTGCATGGTTTAGCCACCGAGTGGATGCACCAGCAGCCAATCTAGCGGAGGATTATTCAAGCAGACCGGATCGCAGAAACTCCTCCACTGAGAGGCTACATTGGCTAGACACATGGGACCATATGAAGCACCTAACCAACATCTCCACTGGCCTTCCTCATGCGACTGAAGCGATCAAAGATGCAAGAACCGCATGGGAAAACTTGACGGCAACGGTTCAAAATGCAACTTCCCCGGGGATAGAGAAGGGGAGGCTCTGCCCGTACTCGGTTCACGGAATGAACGCTTCCAAGTCGGAGGGTGGTCACTTTACCATGGACATACCATGTGGGCTTGTTGCAGGTTCCTCCATAACTGTCATAGGCACTCCTGGCAGCCTCTCTGGTAATTTCTGGATTGATCTTGTCGGGACGGCACTCCCGGGGGAACCTGAAAAACCCATTGTGCTGCGCTACAATGTTCGTTTAACTGGCGATAAATTTGCTGAAGGTCCAGTCATAGTGCAGAACGCCTTCACTGCAAGTAATGGCTGGGGTTATGAGGATCGTTGTCCTAGCAGCAACTCCAACAATGCAACTCAAG TGGATGATTTGGAGAGATGTAACTCCATACTGGGTAGAGAAGAAAAAAGCATAATGAACTCTACACATCACACTGGTCCCAAGCAAGGTGGAAAGCCAAGCACATATTTTCCTTTTAAGCAGGGATACCTTGCTATCACAACTCTCCGGATAGCACTTGAAGGAATCCATATGACGGTTGACGGGAAACATATTACTTCATTTGCATACCGAGCG GGCTCGGAACCTTGGTTTGGTACTCAAGTACGGATTTCTGGCGAGTTCAAGCTAGCAAGTGCCATTGCAAGTGGATTGCCTACCTCCGAACACTTGGAAAATAGCCTTGATCTTGAAATGCTAAAGTCATCACCTATTCTAGACGGCAAAGATCTCGACCTTCTGATCGGGATCTTCTCAACAGCAAACAACTTCAAACGTAGAATGGCGATTCGAAGGACGTGGATGCAATATGATGCAGTGCGTAACGGAACAGTTGCTGTCCGATTTTTTGTTGGCCTG cATACAAATCTGATGGTAAATAAGGAACTCCGAAATGAGGCACGCACATATGGTGACATTCAGGTGTTGCCCTTCATTGATTACTACAGCCTAATTACATGGAAGACACTAGCAATATGCATCTATGGG ACCAGTGCTGTGTCAGCCAAGTATCTGATGAAAACAGACGATGATTCTTTTGTTCGAGTACATGAAATCTACTCCTCCGTAAAACAGCTGAATGTCAGTAACGGTTTGCTTTATGGTCGCATCAATTCAGACTCGGGTCCTCACAGAAATAATGAAAGCAAGTGGTACATAAGCCCGGAG GAATGGCCTGAAGAGAAATACCCACCATGGGCCCATGGACCAGGATATGTGGTTTCGGAAGACATTGCAAGGACAATCAACATTTGGTATAAAACAAATCGTCTAAAG ATGTTCAAACTAGAAGATGTGGCAATGGGCATATGGGTTGACGAAATGAAGAAGGGTGGTTTACCCGTGAAATACGAAACAGATGAAAGGATTTACACTGATGGCTGTAAGGAGGGGTACACTGTTGCTCACTATCAAGAATCAAGGAACATGCTATGTATGTGGGAGACACTCTTAAGGACAAATCAAGCAATGTGCTGCAACTAA